A region from the Brassica napus cultivar Da-Ae chromosome C8, Da-Ae, whole genome shotgun sequence genome encodes:
- the LOC106414171 gene encoding F-box/LRR-repeat protein At3g60040-like, translated as MEVNAGLRDAISWLPDEVLGKILSLLPTKHAASTSVLAKKWRHVFRLVHNLDFDDSVLLQPEEWPVIRESFRHFVDRTLALQRGSPINKFSLKLHIHESGEMAYLSAWICNALERGVLEMSLSLKRKHELFLPSELSTSKTLVKLTLGTQIYLDKFEPDAYLPALKSLVIDSIVFDGDDMCDVLLSGCPVLEELYVHHENCEGTSFCICSSNIKKLSIYYDFELLRGGMSFDTPSLVSLNYRDYALEEYTYVNLASLVEARCYMIFEISGYVFNFK; from the coding sequence ATGGAAGTCAACGCTGGCTTGCGAGATGCAATAAGCTGGCTTCCTGACGAGGTCCTGGGAAAGATCTTGTCCCTACTTCCGACCAAACATGCTGCTTCAACATCTGTTCTTGCTAAAAAGTGGAGACATGTGTTTAGATTAGTGCATAATCTTGATTTTGATGACTCTGTGTTGCTTCAACCAGAAGAGTGGCCTGTGATCCGAGAGAGCTTCAGACACTTTGTGGACAGAACACTGGCTTTGCAACGTGGTTCTCCCATCAATAAGTTCTCTCTAAAGCTTCACATTCACGAGAGCGGAGAGATGGCCTATTTGTCTGCCTGGATATGTAATGCACTAGAGCGTGGTGTTTTGGAGATGAGCCTAAGTCTAAAGAGGAAGCATGAACTCTTTCTGCCCTCTGAGCTCTCAACGAGCAAGACTCTGGTTAAGCTGACACTGGGAACACAAATATATCTCGACAAGTTCGAACCAGATGCGTATCTTCCAGCGCTTAAGAGCCTCGTCATAGACTCTATTGTTTTTGATGGTGACGATATGTGTGATGTGCTTCTAAGTGGTTGTCCTGTGCTGGAGGAGTTATATGTACATCACGAAAATTGTGAAGGAACCTCATTCTGTATATGTAGTTCGAACATCAAGAAGCTATCAATTTACTATGACTTTGAGCTTTTAAGGGGTGGTATGTCGTTTGACACCCCAAGTCTTGTGTCCCTCAACTACCGCGACTATGCGTTAGAGGAGTACACATATGTGAACTTGGCTTCCCTAGTGGAAGCTAGGTGTTACATGATATTTGAGATATCCGGTtatgttttcaatttcaaataa